A window of the Candidatus Zymogenaceae bacterium genome harbors these coding sequences:
- a CDS encoding response regulator has product MARILIVDDDPDVVEAARLYLEKEGHEIETAGNREEGMQRIAEVKPDLLVLDIMMDEPDDGITMAQDLRRAGFDKPILMMSNISKASGLSYDKDDAVTPVDDFVEKPVAGTVLVEKVNALLENR; this is encoded by the coding sequence ATGGCGCGAATTTTGATTGTCGACGACGACCCGGATGTGGTCGAAGCCGCGCGTCTCTACCTGGAAAAGGAGGGACACGAGATCGAGACCGCGGGAAACCGCGAGGAAGGCATGCAGCGGATTGCGGAAGTCAAGCCGGATCTGTTGGTTCTCGACATCATGATGGACGAGCCGGACGACGGCATAACCATGGCGCAGGATCTGCGCAGGGCCGGTTTCGACAAGCCCATTCTCATGATGTCCAACATTTCGAAGGCATCCGGCCTTTCCTACGACAAGGACGACGCCGTGACACCCGTGGACGACTTTGTGGAAAAACCGGTCGCAGGCACGGTTCTGGTAGAGAAGGTCAACGCCCTGCTGGAAAACCGATAG
- a CDS encoding SLBB domain-containing protein has product MTIRNDMTLASMEVNRGLETALATDRAGVIGAIRDSGMKGRGGAGFPTGVKWNLAAAAKAEKKFVICNADEGEPGTFKDRVILNEWPDLVFEGMTIAGYAIGATEGILYLRGEYTYLQKDLEECLAKRREANLLGDGILGRDNFSFDIRVHMGCGAYICGEETALIESLEGYRGEARNRPPFPVNTGLDGMPTIVNNVETFAWAASICAKGADWFKAIGTDTSTGPKVLSVSGDVDRPGVYEFPMGTTVSDILKAAGGENTKAVVIGGASGHCVPASEFSRAVSYEDVSTGGSVIVFGPNRDMLDAAENFLEFFTDESCGQCTPCRIGNVKLLEGVRMLKRGECSSTYLDDLYALGETMQAASKCGLGQSSPNAFLSIVTHFRHEILGRARAVPV; this is encoded by the coding sequence ATGACAATTCGAAACGACATGACCCTCGCCTCCATGGAGGTAAACCGGGGGCTGGAGACGGCGCTGGCGACCGACCGGGCCGGAGTGATCGGCGCGATCCGAGACTCCGGCATGAAGGGGCGCGGCGGGGCGGGATTCCCCACCGGCGTGAAGTGGAACCTGGCGGCGGCGGCCAAAGCAGAGAAGAAGTTCGTCATCTGCAACGCCGACGAGGGGGAGCCCGGCACCTTCAAGGACCGGGTGATCCTGAACGAATGGCCTGACCTCGTTTTCGAGGGCATGACCATCGCGGGCTACGCCATCGGCGCGACCGAGGGCATCCTGTACCTGCGCGGCGAATATACCTATCTGCAAAAAGACCTGGAAGAGTGTCTCGCCAAACGGCGCGAAGCGAACCTCCTGGGCGACGGCATCCTGGGTCGAGACAACTTCTCGTTTGACATCCGCGTCCACATGGGCTGCGGCGCGTATATCTGCGGTGAGGAGACGGCGCTGATCGAGAGCCTCGAAGGATACCGGGGCGAGGCACGAAACCGCCCGCCCTTCCCGGTGAATACGGGGCTCGACGGCATGCCCACCATAGTCAACAACGTGGAAACCTTCGCCTGGGCCGCCTCCATCTGTGCGAAAGGAGCGGACTGGTTCAAGGCCATCGGCACCGATACCTCCACCGGCCCGAAGGTGCTCAGCGTCTCCGGCGACGTGGATCGCCCCGGGGTCTACGAATTTCCCATGGGCACGACCGTTTCGGACATCCTGAAGGCGGCGGGCGGCGAAAACACCAAGGCGGTGGTGATCGGCGGCGCTTCGGGCCACTGCGTGCCGGCCTCGGAGTTCTCCCGCGCCGTCAGCTACGAGGACGTGTCCACCGGTGGATCGGTCATCGTCTTCGGCCCCAACCGTGACATGCTTGATGCGGCGGAAAATTTCCTTGAGTTTTTCACCGACGAATCCTGCGGCCAGTGTACACCGTGTCGCATCGGCAACGTCAAGCTTCTCGAAGGCGTGCGGATGCTCAAGCGAGGGGAGTGCTCAAGCACGTATCTTGATGACCTCTACGCCCTCGGGGAGACGATGCAGGCGGCGTCCAAGTGCGGTCTCGGCCAATCGAGCCCCAACGCCTTTCTCTCCATCGTCACGCATTTTCGTCACGAAATCCTGGGCCGCGCCCGTGCGGTTCCCGTATAG
- a CDS encoding EFR1 family ferrodoxin (N-terminal region resembles flavodoxins. C-terminal ferrodoxin region binds two 4Fe-4S clusters.), producing the protein MTAHSIRTASVMYYSQTGHTKQYARYIASILERNGLAVHTFDMLTKNPKDIPRSDIIIVGTPVFYYDVPGNAIDWLRRLPDIEGVFGAAFATYGGEGGNQHNTACTTLNLLTERGALPVALATFGNMSTFAPTWSLGNERRTLAYTHLPNEETYRRVADFTHETLDRAGRNEIVRPKKRPSFSNMIRGRLSMRGTKLFITGHRIDGDRCIDCGLCERSCPVAAVDVKEFSIDTKRCIACFGCVNNCPEGAVQMKFLGRQVSGLTDFRKKHSLVVNTPLA; encoded by the coding sequence ATGACAGCACATTCAATCCGCACCGCCTCTGTGATGTACTACAGCCAGACGGGGCACACAAAACAATACGCCAGGTATATCGCCTCCATCCTGGAACGGAACGGACTTGCGGTCCACACGTTCGACATGCTCACAAAAAACCCGAAGGACATCCCCCGATCCGACATCATCATCGTCGGGACACCGGTTTTTTACTATGACGTCCCGGGAAACGCCATTGACTGGCTTCGCCGTCTTCCCGACATCGAGGGGGTGTTCGGGGCGGCGTTCGCCACCTACGGTGGTGAAGGGGGAAACCAACACAACACGGCCTGCACGACTCTCAACCTTCTCACGGAAAGGGGCGCACTTCCTGTGGCCCTGGCCACCTTCGGCAACATGTCCACCTTCGCCCCCACCTGGTCATTGGGCAACGAACGGCGGACCCTCGCCTATACGCACCTGCCGAACGAAGAAACCTATCGGCGGGTGGCGGATTTCACACACGAAACCCTCGATCGTGCGGGGAGGAATGAAATCGTGAGGCCGAAAAAGCGCCCCTCCTTCTCAAACATGATCAGGGGGCGGCTCTCCATGAGGGGAACGAAGCTCTTCATCACCGGCCACCGCATCGACGGGGACAGGTGCATCGACTGCGGCCTGTGCGAGAGGAGCTGTCCCGTCGCGGCCGTTGATGTGAAAGAATTCTCCATAGACACAAAACGATGCATCGCATGCTTCGGCTGCGTCAACAACTGCCCGGAAGGAGCCGTACAGATGAAGTTTCTGGGCAGACAGGTCTCTGGGCTCACCGATTTCAGAAAAAAACACTCTCTTGTCGTCAACACACCGCTGGCGTGA
- a CDS encoding iron hydrogenase small subunit, which translates to MTQKNPRAGGSGHAPASQRPQVVNAPGNSDAIGATIGVTIDGRELKVPVGMTILDATRQLGIHIPTLCHHDDLCVAGVCRVCVVEIEGQRTLQASCAYPITQPITVKTHSPKVRQARRHIIDLLLSEHYGECYSCLRNNNCELQALAKEYGVDFFRFGHPEKPIHTVDRSSYAIVRDMNKCVLCRRCVRTCLDLQGVGALEAVGRGDGTTISTYLDKPLGDVVCINCGQCINRCPTGALRANDPTDEVWAAIDDPTKHVVIQTAPSPRAGICEEFGMEPGTPMTWEMNTALRRCGFDRVFDTNFTADLTIIEEGTELILRLYKNLVENDGSMPLPQFTSCSPGWVKYIEHFYPEYVAHISSCKSPQQMFGAVIKTWYAQINDIDPADIVSVSLMPCSAKKFECDRPEMGDSGHKDIDYTLTTRECAQMIREAGINLPEMPQSDFDDPFGTASGSGVIFGATGGVMEAALRSVVEFVSGKKVEDFYEHADIIPVRGFEGCRYVEVKIPDKVGPVPELIAHLVPDWKWLKGATLKVGIAHGTANIKKVMEDIKAGGKFSECHFIEFMACPGGCLGGGGQPIPTSPAIREARAQAIYAEDAAYGKAGKARKSHENPAVLHLYSEFLTDGPCGHKSHHLLHTHYTPRGKYIG; encoded by the coding sequence ATGACTCAGAAGAATCCGCGCGCCGGCGGTTCCGGCCACGCCCCCGCGAGCCAGCGACCCCAGGTTGTGAATGCGCCGGGAAACTCAGATGCCATCGGCGCGACGATCGGAGTGACCATCGACGGCCGTGAACTGAAGGTGCCCGTAGGCATGACCATCCTGGATGCGACCCGACAGCTCGGCATCCACATCCCGACCCTGTGCCACCACGACGACCTGTGTGTGGCCGGCGTCTGCCGCGTCTGCGTGGTCGAGATCGAGGGACAGCGTACGCTTCAGGCGAGCTGCGCCTACCCGATCACCCAGCCGATCACGGTGAAAACACACTCGCCCAAGGTTCGTCAGGCCCGGCGGCACATCATCGATCTGCTTCTCTCCGAGCATTACGGCGAATGCTACTCGTGCCTCCGCAACAACAACTGCGAGCTGCAGGCGCTGGCGAAGGAGTACGGCGTCGACTTTTTCCGTTTCGGCCATCCCGAAAAGCCGATTCACACGGTGGACCGCTCCAGCTATGCGATTGTGCGCGACATGAACAAGTGCGTCCTTTGCCGCCGCTGCGTGCGGACCTGCCTTGATCTGCAGGGCGTGGGCGCCCTCGAAGCGGTGGGGCGTGGTGACGGCACAACGATCTCGACCTACCTCGACAAGCCGCTGGGCGATGTGGTCTGCATCAACTGCGGCCAGTGCATCAACCGCTGCCCCACCGGGGCGTTGCGGGCCAACGACCCCACCGACGAGGTGTGGGCCGCCATCGACGACCCGACCAAGCACGTCGTCATCCAGACCGCGCCCAGTCCCCGAGCCGGCATCTGCGAGGAGTTCGGCATGGAGCCGGGCACTCCCATGACCTGGGAGATGAATACGGCGCTGCGTCGCTGCGGCTTCGATAGGGTCTTCGACACCAACTTCACCGCCGACCTGACCATCATCGAGGAGGGCACGGAGCTGATCCTGCGCCTCTACAAAAACCTCGTCGAAAACGACGGCTCCATGCCGCTGCCGCAGTTCACGTCCTGCAGCCCCGGCTGGGTGAAGTACATCGAGCACTTCTATCCCGAATATGTCGCGCACATCTCCTCTTGTAAGAGCCCGCAACAGATGTTCGGTGCGGTCATTAAAACATGGTACGCTCAGATTAACGATATCGATCCCGCCGACATCGTCTCGGTGTCCCTCATGCCGTGCTCGGCGAAGAAATTCGAGTGTGATCGCCCCGAGATGGGCGACAGCGGCCACAAGGACATCGACTACACCCTCACCACCCGGGAATGTGCGCAGATGATCCGTGAGGCCGGGATCAACCTGCCCGAGATGCCCCAGAGCGACTTCGACGACCCCTTCGGCACGGCGAGCGGCTCGGGCGTCATCTTCGGCGCGACGGGCGGCGTCATGGAGGCGGCGCTGCGATCGGTGGTCGAGTTCGTCTCCGGAAAAAAAGTGGAGGATTTCTACGAACACGCCGATATCATCCCGGTGCGGGGCTTCGAGGGCTGCCGCTACGTGGAAGTCAAGATCCCGGATAAGGTCGGCCCGGTGCCGGAGCTGATCGCCCACCTCGTGCCGGATTGGAAGTGGCTCAAGGGCGCCACCCTGAAGGTCGGCATCGCCCACGGCACGGCCAACATCAAGAAGGTGATGGAGGACATCAAGGCGGGCGGAAAGTTCAGCGAGTGTCATTTCATCGAGTTCATGGCATGCCCGGGCGGCTGTCTCGGCGGCGGCGGCCAGCCGATCCCGACCAGTCCCGCCATACGGGAGGCGCGCGCTCAGGCAATCTACGCCGAAGACGCGGCCTACGGCAAAGCCGGCAAGGCCCGCAAGAGCCACGAAAATCCGGCGGTGCTGCACCTGTACAGCGAGTTTTTGACCGACGGGCCGTGCGGACACAAGAGTCATCACCTCTTGCATACGCACTACACCCCACGCGGAAAATACATCGGATAA
- the rfaD gene encoding ADP-glyceromanno-heptose 6-epimerase, translating to MTYDTSKTHTTKRIVVEKKVRTASDRFIVTGGAGFIGANLVRALNERGYGRIIIVDNINHPAKDANLKRLRFEEYIDKTEFRSRLTDGRIPKVGCVFHLGACSSTTETNEAYLWDNNYRYTRDLCTWSLREGARFVYASSAATYGDGGRGYCDDDAVTPLLEPLNLYGRSKQTFDLWALKSGAIRRIAGLKYFNVYGPWEDHKGEMRSLVNKAYAQILETGEISLFRSHRPEYSDGEQDRDFIYVGDAVSVTLFFFDHPEVSGLFNCGTGQARTWIDLAKALFAAMEMPPTIRFIDMPESIRDNYQYHTQADMQKLRRAGYTTPFVSIEDGVRRYVHEHLSLSSGADGQRQSDASGEGDHLP from the coding sequence ATGACATACGATACGTCAAAAACACACACCACAAAGAGGATCGTCGTGGAGAAAAAGGTACGAACCGCTTCCGATCGCTTCATCGTCACGGGCGGGGCCGGATTTATCGGCGCCAACCTCGTCAGGGCCCTCAACGAGCGGGGCTATGGGCGGATCATCATCGTCGATAACATCAATCATCCCGCCAAGGACGCCAACCTGAAGCGGCTTCGTTTCGAAGAATACATCGACAAGACTGAGTTCCGATCGAGACTCACAGACGGACGGATTCCGAAGGTCGGCTGCGTGTTCCATCTCGGCGCGTGCAGCTCCACGACGGAAACGAACGAGGCGTATCTGTGGGACAACAACTACCGGTACACCCGGGATCTCTGCACATGGTCGCTGCGGGAGGGCGCACGGTTCGTCTACGCCTCCAGCGCAGCCACGTACGGCGACGGCGGCCGGGGGTACTGCGACGACGACGCCGTCACGCCTCTGTTGGAGCCGTTGAACCTCTACGGCCGCTCCAAACAGACGTTCGATCTGTGGGCGCTGAAGTCGGGCGCGATCCGGCGGATCGCCGGGCTGAAGTACTTCAACGTGTACGGACCGTGGGAAGACCACAAGGGGGAGATGCGCTCGCTGGTCAACAAGGCCTACGCCCAGATACTCGAAACCGGGGAGATCTCCCTGTTTCGCTCGCATCGGCCCGAGTACTCGGACGGCGAGCAGGACCGTGACTTCATCTACGTGGGTGATGCTGTATCCGTAACACTGTTCTTCTTTGATCACCCGGAGGTATCGGGCCTGTTCAACTGCGGCACAGGTCAAGCCCGCACGTGGATCGACCTGGCGAAGGCGCTGTTCGCCGCAATGGAGATGCCGCCCACAATCAGGTTCATCGACATGCCCGAAAGCATTCGCGACAATTACCAGTACCACACCCAGGCGGACATGCAAAAGCTCCGCCGGGCCGGATATACGACACCGTTTGTGAGCATTGAAGACGGTGTGAGACGATATGTACACGAGCATCTTTCCCTGTCCTCGGGAGCGGACGGGCAACGCCAATCCGACGCCTCGGGAGAGGGAGATCACCTTCCATGA
- a CDS encoding NAD(P)H-dependent oxidoreductase subunit E, producing the protein MLTTQQDKLMGEIDKLVEVHGTGRNALIPILQDIQKRYHTISDFTMQTFADRLGIHPAEVYGVVTFYAFLNEKYHGRFVIRLCRTISCDMAGKEAVARQLKNDLGIDFGETTSDGRFTLQWANCIGMCDQGPAMLVNDQVFTHVTPDKVHDILAACEKAFGPHTPQTEEEHVL; encoded by the coding sequence ATGCTCACAACCCAACAGGACAAGCTGATGGGCGAGATCGACAAACTCGTCGAGGTCCACGGAACCGGACGTAACGCACTCATACCCATCCTACAGGATATCCAGAAGCGATATCACACCATCAGCGATTTCACCATGCAGACCTTTGCCGACCGGCTCGGCATTCATCCCGCCGAGGTGTACGGGGTGGTGACGTTTTACGCCTTTCTGAACGAGAAGTATCACGGCCGGTTTGTGATCCGTCTGTGCCGCACCATCAGCTGCGATATGGCGGGCAAGGAAGCGGTGGCCAGGCAGCTCAAAAACGACCTCGGTATCGACTTCGGCGAAACGACGTCGGACGGACGCTTCACGCTACAATGGGCCAATTGCATCGGCATGTGCGACCAGGGGCCGGCGATGCTGGTGAACGACCAGGTCTTCACTCACGTAACGCCCGATAAGGTGCACGACATCCTTGCCGCCTGCGAGAAGGCGTTCGGTCCCCACACCCCCCAGACCGAGGAGGAACACGTATTATGA